The proteins below are encoded in one region of Pseudomonas sp. SCB32:
- a CDS encoding TolC family outer membrane protein: MTLTEAIQSTLQYHPEVSQSVNSRLTADEELKFARGGYLPTVDLIADYGRQNTDSPTTRSNNPNNGDQTLTRGDSEIRLRQMLFDGFGTPNEVQRNEANVNSKAFRILGTSETAALRTVEVYLDVLKRREMVTLAKNNLQAHERIGDQIRLRSERGVGSTADNDQAVARLALAQNNLYTEEVNLADAEASFYSATGRMPDQLEAPSTVKAEVPPDLLVARQNMLSDNPLLKSAQADVNAAQAQYEAAKAPFYPRFDAELAKSANHNVDGEEGYYNSWEAQVVMRYNLFNGMRDKAHLNATSHQIGEAQDVRNNALRLINENLSLAWDAMENAKKQTPPAREYADYSRKVREAYQQQFTLGQRTLLDLLDSENELFTANRRYTEVRYTEEFSMYRVLASMGGLLRSQHVVAPHESVALTDVKNEARLPDLK, encoded by the coding sequence ATGACACTGACCGAAGCCATACAAAGCACACTGCAATATCACCCGGAAGTCAGCCAGAGCGTGAACAGCCGCCTGACCGCCGATGAAGAACTCAAATTCGCCAGGGGCGGCTACCTGCCCACTGTCGACCTGATTGCCGACTATGGCCGGCAGAACACCGACAGCCCGACCACCCGCTCCAACAATCCCAACAATGGCGACCAGACCCTGACCCGCGGCGACTCCGAGATCCGCCTGCGGCAGATGCTGTTCGACGGCTTCGGCACGCCCAACGAGGTCCAGCGCAACGAGGCCAACGTCAACTCCAAGGCCTTCCGCATCCTCGGCACCTCGGAAACCGCCGCCCTGCGCACCGTCGAGGTCTACCTCGATGTACTCAAGCGCCGCGAGATGGTGACCCTGGCCAAGAACAACCTGCAGGCCCACGAGCGTATCGGCGACCAGATCCGCCTGCGCAGCGAGCGTGGCGTGGGCAGCACCGCCGACAACGATCAGGCCGTCGCCCGCCTGGCCCTGGCGCAGAACAACCTCTACACCGAAGAGGTGAACCTGGCCGACGCCGAGGCCAGCTTCTATAGCGCCACCGGCCGGATGCCCGACCAGTTGGAAGCCCCCTCCACCGTCAAGGCCGAAGTACCGCCGGACCTCCTGGTCGCGCGGCAGAACATGCTCAGCGACAACCCGCTGCTGAAATCCGCCCAGGCCGACGTGAACGCCGCCCAAGCCCAGTACGAAGCAGCCAAGGCGCCCTTCTACCCGCGCTTCGACGCTGAACTGGCCAAGTCGGCCAACCACAACGTCGATGGTGAAGAGGGCTACTACAACAGCTGGGAAGCCCAGGTGGTGATGCGCTACAACCTGTTCAACGGCATGCGCGACAAGGCCCACCTGAACGCCACCTCGCACCAGATTGGCGAGGCCCAGGACGTGCGCAACAACGCACTGCGCCTGATCAACGAGAACCTCTCGCTGGCCTGGGACGCGATGGAGAACGCCAAGAAGCAGACCCCGCCGGCCCGCGAATACGCCGACTACTCCCGCAAGGTACGCGAGGCGTACCAGCAACAGTTCACCCTCGGCCAGCGCACCCTGCTCGACCTGCTGGACAGCGAGAACGAACTGTTCACCGCCAACCGTCGCTACACCGAGGTCCGCTACACCGAGGAATTCTCGATGTACCGCGTGCTCGCCAGCATGGGCGGACTGCTCCGGTCCCAGCACGTGGTGGCGCCGCACGAGTCCGTGGCCCTCACGGATGTGAAGAACGAGGCACGCCTGCCTGACCTGAAATAA
- a CDS encoding type I secretion system permease/ATPase — protein sequence MIIQERGTPAPGDPRLSHDDPLLDGLLILCRLHGCTVSRNSLSAGLPLRDQRLSASLLPRAAARAGLQGRLLRRELKSISSLNLPVLLLLNDGRSAVLRQWRDDGQALILPCETDGGEQSVSADELAAQYSGQALFARPRHELEAARKPLVPRVEAWFRDTLRLSRWLYTDAMVASLLINLLGMLVPLFVMQTYDRVVPNQALSTLWVLAAGLLLGTMFELLLRILRSNLLDMAGKKTDVVLSATLFERITGMSMIAKPETVGGFAQSIHDFQGLREFLTALTLTSLIDLPFSLLMILVIGLLGGWLIAIPLLAFPITIVFALIIQSRLRDTVQKSLALGAERQALLIETLGGLETLKACGAESERQYRWESTHGALARLDNHARFLSALAANGTLFLQQFAGMAMICAGVYSILDGNLSVGALVASYMLNSRVLAPLGQIAGLITRYQQARLTMTSTDALMALPQERQPRQRPLERTQLHGALEVRQLSFSYQGQSAPALSHVSLRLSPGEKIGIIGKSGSGKSTFGRLLMGFYQPEEGQILVDGLDLRQIDVADLRQQIGYVAHDLPLLAGSLRDNLTLGARYISDARMLEVAEMTGVSELARQHPAGFDRPVGERGQLLSGGQRQAVLMARALLLDPPILLLDEPTSAMDNSSEEILRKRLHETCRDKTLLLVTHRTSMLSLVDRLLVLDSGRIVADGPKDAVIEALRKGHVGPAAG from the coding sequence ATGATCATCCAGGAGCGCGGCACACCCGCGCCCGGCGACCCACGCCTGAGCCATGACGACCCCCTGCTCGACGGCCTGCTGATCCTCTGTCGCCTGCATGGCTGCACGGTCAGCCGCAACAGCCTGTCGGCCGGTCTGCCACTGCGCGACCAACGCCTGTCGGCCAGCCTGCTGCCCCGCGCGGCGGCCCGCGCCGGATTGCAGGGGCGCCTGCTGCGCCGCGAACTGAAGAGCATCTCCAGCCTCAACCTGCCAGTCCTGCTGCTGCTCAACGACGGCCGCAGCGCCGTGCTGCGCCAGTGGCGCGACGACGGCCAGGCGCTGATCCTGCCCTGCGAGACCGACGGTGGCGAGCAGTCCGTCAGCGCCGACGAACTGGCCGCCCAGTACAGCGGCCAGGCCTTGTTCGCCCGCCCGCGCCATGAACTGGAAGCCGCGCGCAAACCGCTGGTGCCGCGTGTCGAAGCCTGGTTCCGCGACACCCTCAGGCTGTCGCGCTGGCTGTACACCGATGCAATGGTCGCCAGCCTGCTGATCAACCTGCTGGGCATGCTGGTGCCGCTGTTCGTCATGCAGACCTACGACCGCGTGGTACCCAACCAGGCGCTCTCGACGCTCTGGGTGCTGGCCGCCGGCCTGCTGCTGGGAACGATGTTCGAACTGCTGCTGCGGATACTGCGCTCCAACCTGCTGGACATGGCGGGCAAGAAGACCGACGTGGTGCTTTCGGCGACCCTGTTCGAACGCATCACCGGCATGTCGATGATCGCCAAGCCGGAGACGGTCGGCGGCTTCGCCCAGAGCATCCATGACTTCCAGGGCCTGCGCGAATTCCTCACCGCACTGACCCTGACCAGCCTGATCGACCTGCCCTTCTCTCTGCTGATGATCCTGGTCATCGGCCTGCTCGGCGGCTGGCTCATCGCGATCCCGCTGCTGGCCTTCCCAATCACCATCGTCTTCGCCCTGATCATCCAGAGCCGCCTGCGCGACACGGTGCAGAAGAGCCTGGCACTGGGTGCCGAACGCCAGGCACTGCTGATCGAGACCCTCGGCGGCCTGGAAACCCTCAAGGCCTGCGGTGCCGAGAGCGAGCGCCAGTACCGCTGGGAAAGCACCCACGGCGCCCTGGCGCGCCTGGACAACCACGCCCGCTTCCTCTCCGCGCTGGCCGCCAACGGCACCCTGTTCCTGCAGCAGTTCGCCGGCATGGCGATGATCTGCGCCGGGGTCTACAGCATCCTCGACGGCAACCTCAGCGTCGGCGCACTGGTTGCCAGCTACATGCTCAACAGCCGCGTGCTGGCGCCGCTCGGGCAGATCGCCGGACTGATCACCCGTTACCAACAGGCGCGCCTGACCATGACCAGCACCGACGCGCTCATGGCCCTGCCGCAGGAACGCCAGCCACGCCAGCGCCCGCTGGAGCGCACGCAACTGCACGGCGCCCTGGAAGTGCGCCAGCTCAGCTTCAGCTACCAGGGCCAGAGCGCCCCGGCGCTGAGCCACGTCAGCCTGCGCCTGTCCCCCGGAGAGAAGATCGGCATCATCGGCAAGAGCGGCTCCGGCAAGAGCACCTTCGGCCGCCTGCTGATGGGTTTCTACCAGCCCGAGGAAGGGCAGATCCTGGTCGACGGACTGGACCTGCGGCAGATCGATGTCGCCGACCTGCGCCAGCAGATCGGCTATGTCGCCCACGACCTGCCACTGCTGGCCGGCAGCCTGCGCGACAACCTGACCCTCGGCGCGCGCTACATCAGTGACGCACGGATGCTCGAAGTGGCCGAAATGACCGGCGTCAGCGAACTGGCCCGGCAGCATCCGGCGGGCTTCGACCGCCCGGTGGGCGAGCGCGGCCAACTGCTCTCCGGCGGCCAGCGCCAGGCCGTGCTGATGGCCCGCGCACTGCTGCTCGACCCACCGATCCTGTTGCTTGACGAACCCACCAGCGCCATGGACAACAGCAGCGAAGAAATCCTCCGCAAGCGCCTGCATGAAACCTGTCGCGACAAGACCCTGCTGCTGGTCACCCACCGTACCTCGATGCTCAGCCTGGTCGACCGCCTGCTGGTGCTCGACAGCGGCCGCATCGTCGCCGACGGCCCCAAAGACGCGGTCATCGAAGCATTGCGCAAGGGCCACGTCGGCCCGGCAGCGGGGTAA
- a CDS encoding HlyD family type I secretion periplasmic adaptor subunit, translating to MQFSQSIRDYLGGNGARDTEFMPEVQGTLLEDSPNATRITLWAALGLLVAAITWAYFANIEEVTKGEGKAIPSSKVQTIQNLEGGIISEIFVREGQVVEKNQPLLRLDDTRFVSNKGETEADRNSLEARIERLSAEAEGRPPVFTDALKKDAPQVVEDQLALYQTRQQRLASELNILQEQLRQKTQELQEFRAKQQQYRSSLGLVQQEINMSEPLVKSGAVSPVELLRLRRSSVEISGDLNATSLAIPRAEAAVNEIQRKVEESKLGFRSDALKELNEVRTDFNKLTATSRAIDDKVNRTLVVSPMRGIVKQLKVNTIGGVVQPGSDMVEIVPLEDNLLVEARVRPQDIAFLHPGQSATVKFTAYDYTIYGGLKAKLELISADTITDDKGNSFYLIQVRTDKNHLGTDAKPLLIIPGMVATVDITTGEKSVLDYILKPVLKARWEALRER from the coding sequence ATGCAGTTCTCCCAATCGATCCGCGACTACCTCGGCGGCAACGGCGCCCGCGATACCGAGTTCATGCCGGAGGTCCAGGGCACCCTGCTGGAAGACTCGCCCAACGCCACCCGCATCACCCTGTGGGCAGCACTCGGGCTGCTGGTGGCAGCCATCACCTGGGCCTACTTCGCCAATATCGAAGAAGTGACCAAGGGCGAAGGCAAGGCCATCCCCTCCTCCAAGGTGCAGACCATCCAGAACCTGGAGGGTGGCATCATCTCGGAGATCTTCGTCCGCGAAGGCCAGGTGGTGGAAAAGAACCAGCCGCTGCTGCGTCTGGATGACACCCGCTTCGTCTCCAACAAGGGCGAAACCGAGGCCGACCGCAACTCCCTGGAGGCCCGCATCGAGCGCCTGAGCGCGGAAGCCGAAGGCCGGCCGCCGGTGTTCACCGATGCGTTGAAGAAAGACGCGCCGCAGGTGGTGGAAGACCAGTTGGCCCTCTACCAGACCCGCCAGCAGCGCCTGGCCAGCGAGCTGAACATCCTCCAGGAGCAACTGCGGCAGAAGACCCAGGAGCTCCAGGAGTTTCGCGCCAAGCAGCAGCAGTACCGCTCGAGCCTGGGCCTGGTGCAGCAGGAGATCAACATGTCCGAGCCGCTGGTCAAAAGCGGCGCCGTCTCCCCCGTGGAACTGCTGCGCCTGCGCCGCAGCTCCGTGGAGATCAGTGGCGATCTCAATGCGACCAGTCTGGCCATCCCCCGCGCGGAAGCGGCAGTCAACGAAATCCAGCGCAAGGTCGAGGAGTCGAAACTGGGCTTTCGCAGCGACGCGCTGAAAGAGCTCAACGAAGTCCGCACCGACTTCAACAAACTCACCGCCACCAGCCGCGCCATCGACGACAAGGTCAACCGCACCCTGGTGGTCTCGCCCATGCGCGGCATCGTCAAGCAACTCAAGGTCAACACCATCGGCGGCGTGGTGCAGCCGGGCAGCGACATGGTCGAGATCGTCCCGCTGGAGGACAACCTGCTGGTGGAAGCGCGGGTGCGCCCACAGGACATCGCCTTCCTCCACCCCGGCCAGAGCGCCACGGTGAAGTTCACCGCCTATGACTACACGATCTACGGCGGCCTCAAGGCCAAGCTGGAACTGATCAGCGCCGACACCATCACCGACGACAAGGGCAACAGCTTCTATCTGATCCAGGTGCGCACCGACAAGAACCACCTGGGCACCGACGCCAAGCCGTTGCTGATCATCCCCGGCATGGTGGCGACGGTGGATATCACCACGGGCGAGAAGAGCGTGCTCGATTACATCCTCAAGCCGGTGCTGAAAGCGCGGTGGGAGGCTCTGCGGGAGCGGTGA
- the soxR gene encoding redox-sensitive transcriptional activator SoxR, with the protein MKESSICSLHRELSVGELAKRSGVAVSALHFYEAKGLISSTRNAGNQRRYPRETLRRVAVIKVAQRVGIPLGEIAEALGSLPSGHNPTAADWARLSARWRDDLNERIEKLLLLRDQLDGCIGCGCLSMEACPLRNPGDCLAEEGPGAHWRGEQEGG; encoded by the coding sequence ATGAAAGAATCTTCTATCTGTTCGCTCCACCGGGAGCTGAGTGTCGGCGAGCTGGCCAAGCGCTCCGGCGTTGCAGTCTCCGCACTGCATTTCTACGAAGCCAAGGGATTGATCAGCAGTACGCGCAATGCCGGCAATCAGCGCCGCTATCCCCGTGAAACCTTGCGGCGGGTGGCGGTGATCAAGGTTGCGCAAAGAGTTGGCATCCCCCTGGGCGAAATCGCCGAGGCGCTGGGTTCGTTGCCCAGCGGCCACAATCCGACGGCGGCGGACTGGGCGCGATTGTCCGCGCGTTGGCGGGACGATCTGAACGAGCGGATCGAGAAGCTGCTGTTGCTGCGCGATCAGCTGGACGGCTGTATTGGTTGCGGTTGTCTGTCGATGGAGGCTTGCCCGTTGCGTAATCCGGGAGATTGCCTGGCAGAGGAGGGGCCGGGGGCGCATTGGCGGGGGGAGCAGGAGGGCGGTTGA
- a CDS encoding antibiotic biosynthesis monooxygenase, which produces MTQPSSIHAKACVDNPHFVLQIEIGVTPQQRSQIAAKLGNYLEHLQQLFSLRPGYLASELHAEDESQRLIGRLHWRRREDWEAAWDCRSTASDLFADSLLKLGARSIRFGSGETEQVQA; this is translated from the coding sequence ATGACCCAGCCCAGCTCGATTCACGCCAAGGCCTGTGTGGACAATCCGCACTTCGTGCTGCAGATCGAAATCGGCGTGACACCTCAGCAGCGCTCGCAGATCGCGGCAAAGCTGGGGAATTACCTGGAGCATCTCCAACAGCTTTTTTCCCTGCGCCCCGGCTACCTCGCCAGCGAACTGCACGCCGAGGACGAATCGCAGCGCCTGATCGGTCGCCTGCACTGGCGCCGCCGCGAAGACTGGGAAGCCGCCTGGGATTGCCGCAGCACCGCCAGCGACCTGTTCGCCGACAGCCTGCTCAAGCTCGGCGCACGGAGCATCCGCTTCGGCAGCGGCGAGACGGAGCAAGTGCAGGCCTAG
- a CDS encoding acetyltransferase, with the protein MLIRQRIAADNPRLLDIWLRAVRATHHFLQASDIDDLLPQVRDLYLPAVEVWVAVDNDDRPLGFIGLNERHVEMLFIDPDCRGRGLGRALLDFTRELRGTLSVDVNEQNPQAVGFYRHYGFVQTGRSPTDGEGRPFPLLHMSLPDGE; encoded by the coding sequence ATGCTCATTCGCCAACGCATTGCTGCGGACAACCCGCGCCTGCTCGACATCTGGCTGCGCGCCGTGCGCGCGACCCATCACTTCCTCCAGGCGTCGGACATCGACGACCTGCTACCCCAGGTCCGTGACCTCTACCTGCCCGCCGTCGAGGTCTGGGTGGCGGTGGACAACGACGACCGCCCGCTGGGTTTCATCGGGCTCAATGAACGGCATGTGGAAATGCTCTTCATCGATCCGGACTGTCGGGGGCGCGGCCTCGGCCGCGCGCTGCTCGATTTCACGCGCGAATTGCGCGGTACGCTAAGTGTCGACGTCAATGAACAGAATCCTCAGGCAGTGGGGTTCTATCGGCACTACGGCTTCGTCCAGACCGGGCGCTCGCCCACCGATGGTGAAGGGCGGCCATTCCCGCTGTTGCACATGAGCCTGCCGGATGGCGAGTAA
- a CDS encoding ABC-F family ATP-binding cassette domain-containing protein, whose protein sequence is MTSPFTLALHGVSFHLSSGEPLLSDLNETFDDRRTALVGRNGAGKSVLARIFAGHLQPSAGRCLRSGPAHYLPQRIEPQAFRSVADLAGVQPLLDALARIEAGGVDPADFERLDGHWDVRARLEAELTASGLGHLQPDTPAARLSGGECTRVALLGAWLSGADWLILDEPSNHLDRAGREALREQLRRWRGGLVLVSHDRLLLDDLPRIVELSSAGLRSYAGGYGVYRDARQQEQDNALRELQRRKLERDCQQRVMQEQRERQAHRQAKGRKDAKDANQAKILVDRQKERSQTSIARLSTQHGDRREQLAHGVREAFEQVRETAEVTLNAPDFTMPEQRGVLSLEVLRLPFGNAAPLDLQLTGPRRVAVIGRNGSGKSTLLKVVAGELSPASGSCQVKVRSAYLDQHLTALEPERSVLEQLQARNRVVDQSVLRMRLAQLGLPAERLDQPSGLLSGGERLKAALACEIYAEQPAQLLLLDEPDNHLDLESREALETLLRQYRGAVLVVSHDDAFLERLQLDARLECGESGWRWLVE, encoded by the coding sequence ATGACGAGCCCCTTCACCCTGGCGCTGCACGGCGTCTCTTTCCATCTGTCCAGCGGCGAACCGCTGCTGAGCGATCTCAACGAAACCTTCGACGACCGCCGCACCGCGCTGGTCGGGCGCAACGGTGCGGGCAAGTCCGTGCTGGCGCGGATCTTCGCCGGCCATCTACAGCCCAGCGCCGGGCGCTGCCTGCGCTCGGGGCCTGCGCATTACCTGCCGCAGCGCATCGAGCCGCAGGCGTTTCGCAGTGTGGCCGATCTCGCCGGCGTACAGCCCTTGCTGGATGCGCTGGCGCGGATCGAGGCGGGCGGCGTCGATCCCGCCGATTTCGAGCGCCTCGACGGCCACTGGGATGTTCGCGCGCGCCTGGAGGCCGAGCTCACCGCCAGCGGACTCGGGCACCTGCAGCCGGACACGCCGGCCGCACGGCTGAGTGGTGGCGAGTGCACGCGGGTCGCGTTGCTCGGTGCCTGGCTCAGCGGGGCGGACTGGCTGATCCTCGACGAGCCGAGCAACCACCTCGACCGCGCCGGGCGCGAGGCGCTCCGTGAACAGTTGCGGCGCTGGCGCGGTGGGCTGGTCCTGGTCAGCCATGACCGGCTGTTGCTGGATGACCTGCCGCGCATCGTCGAACTGTCATCTGCGGGGCTGCGCAGCTACGCCGGCGGCTATGGCGTCTATCGGGATGCTCGCCAGCAGGAGCAGGACAACGCGCTGCGCGAATTGCAGCGCCGCAAGCTGGAGCGCGACTGTCAGCAACGGGTCATGCAGGAGCAGCGCGAACGCCAGGCGCACCGCCAGGCGAAGGGGCGCAAGGACGCGAAGGACGCCAACCAGGCGAAGATCCTCGTCGACCGGCAGAAGGAACGCAGCCAGACCAGCATCGCCCGGCTGAGCACCCAGCACGGCGATCGCCGCGAGCAGCTGGCGCACGGGGTGCGTGAGGCGTTCGAGCAGGTGCGCGAGACGGCTGAGGTGACGCTCAACGCGCCGGACTTCACGATGCCCGAACAGCGCGGCGTGCTCTCGCTGGAGGTCTTGCGCCTGCCGTTCGGCAATGCCGCGCCGCTCGATCTGCAGCTGACGGGGCCGCGCCGGGTGGCGGTGATCGGGCGAAATGGCAGCGGCAAGTCGACCTTGCTCAAGGTCGTCGCGGGCGAGCTGAGCCCGGCTTCCGGCTCATGCCAGGTGAAGGTGCGCAGCGCCTACCTGGATCAGCATCTGACGGCGCTGGAGCCCGAGCGCTCGGTGCTGGAGCAGTTGCAGGCGCGCAATCGGGTGGTGGATCAGTCCGTGCTGCGCATGAGGCTGGCGCAACTGGGATTGCCGGCAGAGCGGCTCGATCAGCCGAGCGGGCTGCTCAGCGGCGGCGAGCGATTGAAGGCGGCGCTGGCCTGCGAAATCTACGCGGAGCAACCGGCGCAACTGCTGTTGCTGGACGAACCGGACAACCATCTCGACCTGGAGTCCCGTGAAGCGCTGGAGACGCTGCTGCGGCAGTACCGGGGGGCAGTGCTGGTGGTGTCCCATGACGATGCGTTTCTCGAGCGGCTGCAACTGGATGCGCGGCTGGAGTGCGGAGAGAGCGGCTGGCGCTGGCTGGTCGAGTGA
- a CDS encoding tRNA-uridine aminocarboxypropyltransferase, which produces MSRARCPRCERPLQHCLCALIPRLDNRTRVLLLQHPSETGHALNTARLAALGLANAELRVGEDFSGLDLSAWDAWLLFPGESALALADLAARPVDKPRLLVVPDGTWRKARKLLHLNPNLAALPRVVMAEGLTSRYRLRKAPAEGALSTIEAVVHALDALDAPQSHAELLRPFEALIEGQIAAMGEETFLRNHGPRSST; this is translated from the coding sequence ATGAGCCGCGCCCGCTGCCCGCGCTGCGAGCGCCCGCTGCAGCATTGCCTGTGTGCGCTGATCCCGCGCCTGGACAACCGTACCCGCGTCCTGCTGCTGCAGCACCCGAGTGAGACCGGCCATGCGCTGAACACCGCGCGGCTGGCGGCGTTGGGGTTGGCCAATGCGGAGTTGCGGGTGGGCGAGGACTTCAGCGGGTTGGACCTGTCGGCCTGGGATGCCTGGCTGCTGTTCCCCGGCGAGTCTGCCTTGGCGCTGGCCGATCTGGCCGCGCGGCCTGTGGATAAACCCCGCCTGCTGGTAGTGCCCGACGGCACCTGGCGCAAGGCGCGCAAGTTGCTGCACCTCAATCCGAACCTTGCGGCGCTCCCGCGAGTCGTCATGGCGGAAGGGCTGACTTCCCGCTATCGCCTGCGCAAGGCGCCGGCCGAGGGCGCGCTGTCGACCATCGAGGCGGTGGTGCACGCCCTCGATGCGCTGGATGCGCCGCAGTCCCATGCCGAATTGCTGCGCCCGTTCGAAGCCCTGATCGAAGGACAGATCGCCGCGATGGGCGAGGAGACCTTCCTGCGCAATCACGGGCCGCGTTCTTCCACCTGA
- a CDS encoding LysR family transcriptional regulator gives MSASALPDVKLLRIFACVVRSQGFAAAQQELNLSTSAISTYMSQLENQLGIVLCHRGRGGFGLTSKGELFYQETLRILGELEGFERYAATLKGELRGTLNLGVLDSTVSDPALPLAEVIGAFSSLHPAVHLHLQVQSPYELQLAVLDNRLDLAIGSFFSRMNGLVYQPLYREQHWLYCSDRHPLFDGRRIPAELITQQRMVGRGYWSQAELARHGFKHSAGTVESMEAQLILILSGGYIGYLPEHYAHPWVDQGRLRALLPTTFGYQAPFSLILRRGRSREPLIQNFRDLLRTQPNTP, from the coding sequence ATGAGCGCCAGCGCATTGCCCGACGTCAAGCTGCTGCGAATCTTTGCCTGCGTGGTACGCAGCCAGGGCTTCGCCGCCGCCCAGCAGGAGCTGAACCTGTCGACCTCGGCGATCAGCACCTACATGAGCCAGTTGGAGAACCAACTGGGCATCGTGCTCTGCCACCGGGGGCGCGGCGGCTTCGGGCTGACCAGCAAAGGTGAGCTGTTCTACCAGGAAACCCTGCGTATTCTCGGCGAACTGGAAGGCTTCGAGCGCTATGCGGCCACCTTGAAGGGCGAGCTGCGCGGCACCCTGAACCTCGGCGTGCTGGACTCCACGGTGAGCGACCCGGCCTTGCCGCTGGCCGAGGTGATCGGCGCCTTCAGCAGCCTGCACCCGGCGGTGCACCTGCACCTGCAGGTACAGAGCCCCTACGAATTGCAGCTGGCGGTTCTGGACAACCGCCTGGACCTGGCCATCGGCTCCTTCTTCAGCCGGATGAACGGTCTGGTCTACCAGCCTTTATATAGAGAGCAGCACTGGCTGTACTGCAGCGATCGCCACCCCCTGTTCGATGGCCGGCGCATACCCGCCGAGCTGATCACCCAGCAGCGCATGGTCGGCCGTGGCTACTGGAGCCAGGCGGAACTGGCGCGGCACGGTTTCAAGCACAGCGCCGGCACCGTGGAGAGTATGGAGGCGCAGCTGATCCTGATCCTCTCCGGTGGCTACATCGGTTACCTGCCCGAGCACTACGCCCATCCCTGGGTGGATCAAGGGCGGCTGCGCGCCCTGCTGCCGACCACCTTCGGCTACCAGGCGCCGTTCTCGCTGATCCTGCGCCGTGGCCGCTCCCGTGAGCCGCTGATCCAGAACTTCCGTGACCTGCTGCGTACGCAGCCGAACACGCCATGA
- the speB gene encoding agmatinase, whose amino-acid sequence MDKKLHQPLGGNEMPRFGGIATMMRLPHIQSPEELNKLDAAFVGVPLDIGTSLRSGTRFGPREIRAESVMIRPYNMATGAAPFDSLNIADIGDVAINTFNLLEAVRIIEEAYDGILDHGIVPLTLGGDHTITLPILRAIHKKHGKVGLVHIDAHADVNDHMFGEKIAHGTTFRRAVEEGLLDCDRVVQIGLRAQGYTAEDFNWSRKQGFRVVQAEECWHKSLAPLMAEVREKVGGGPVYLSFDIDGIDPAWAPGTGTPEIGGLTTIQAMEIVRGCQGLDIIGCDLVEVSPPYDTTGNTSLLGANLLYEMLCILPGVERR is encoded by the coding sequence ATGGACAAGAAACTTCATCAGCCCCTGGGCGGAAACGAAATGCCGCGTTTTGGTGGTATCGCCACCATGATGCGCCTGCCGCATATCCAGTCCCCTGAAGAACTCAACAAACTGGATGCGGCCTTCGTCGGCGTACCGCTGGACATCGGCACCTCCCTGCGTTCGGGAACCCGTTTCGGGCCGCGCGAAATCCGCGCCGAATCGGTGATGATCCGTCCGTACAACATGGCCACCGGTGCCGCTCCGTTCGATTCGCTGAACATCGCCGACATCGGTGACGTGGCGATCAACACCTTCAATCTGCTGGAAGCCGTGCGCATCATCGAGGAAGCCTACGATGGCATCCTCGACCACGGCATCGTCCCGCTGACCCTGGGTGGCGACCACACCATCACCCTGCCGATCCTGCGTGCCATCCACAAGAAGCACGGCAAGGTCGGCCTGGTGCACATCGACGCCCATGCGGACGTCAACGATCACATGTTCGGCGAGAAGATCGCCCACGGCACCACCTTCCGCCGCGCGGTGGAAGAAGGCCTGCTGGACTGCGACCGCGTGGTGCAGATCGGCCTGCGCGCCCAGGGCTATACCGCCGAAGACTTCAACTGGAGCCGCAAGCAGGGCTTCCGCGTGGTTCAGGCCGAAGAGTGCTGGCACAAGTCGCTGGCTCCGCTGATGGCTGAAGTGCGCGAGAAAGTCGGTGGCGGCCCGGTTTACCTGTCCTTCGACATTGACGGTATCGACCCGGCCTGGGCGCCCGGTACCGGCACTCCGGAAATCGGTGGCCTGACCACCATCCAGGCCATGGAAATCGTGCGTGGCTGCCAGGGCCTGGACATCATCGGTTGCGATCTGGTGGAAGTCTCCCCGCCCTACGACACCACCGGCAACACCTCGCTGCTCGGCGCCAACCTGCTGTACGAAATGCTCTGCATCCTCCCGGGCGTAGAGCGCCGCTAA
- a CDS encoding nuclear transport factor 2 family protein encodes MNNDACVAQVLEAARDLVAAFARTDTEAYFAAFSEDASFIFHTWPQPLLSRAAYREVWEGWLRDDGFEVLECQSSNTFVSLQGEDVAVFCHDVATRLRIQGEESLNHERETIVFRRDPKQGRWLATHEHLSPSPTP; translated from the coding sequence ATGAACAACGATGCCTGCGTAGCACAGGTGCTGGAGGCTGCCCGCGATCTCGTGGCAGCCTTCGCGCGCACCGACACCGAGGCCTACTTCGCGGCCTTCAGCGAAGACGCCAGCTTCATCTTCCACACCTGGCCGCAGCCTTTGCTGTCGCGCGCGGCGTATCGCGAGGTGTGGGAAGGCTGGCTGCGTGACGACGGCTTCGAAGTCCTCGAATGCCAGTCCAGCAATACCTTTGTCAGCCTGCAAGGCGAAGACGTGGCGGTGTTCTGCCACGACGTCGCCACGCGGCTGCGCATCCAGGGAGAGGAGAGCCTGAACCACGAACGGGAGACCATCGTCTTCCGCCGTGATCCGAAACAAGGCCGCTGGCTGGCCACGCACGAGCACCTGTCACCGTCTCCGACGCCATAA